The following proteins are co-located in the Paenibacillus sp. FSL H8-0079 genome:
- the queF gene encoding preQ(1) synthase — protein sequence MRQPEEMQDVTLLGNQNVKYTFEYDPGILENFDNKHPYRDYFVKFNCPEFTSLCPITGQPDFATIYISYIPDVKMVESKSLKLYLFSFRNHGDFHEDCVNIIMNDLIKLMDPRFIEVWGKFTPRGGISIDPYTNYGKPGTKYEQMADHRMMNHDMYPETIDNR from the coding sequence ATGAGACAACCTGAAGAGATGCAAGATGTGACGTTGCTGGGCAACCAGAACGTTAAATATACGTTTGAATATGATCCGGGAATCTTGGAGAACTTTGATAACAAGCATCCGTACCGCGATTATTTTGTAAAATTCAACTGTCCGGAGTTCACTAGCCTGTGCCCGATTACGGGTCAGCCGGACTTTGCGACGATCTATATCAGCTACATTCCTGATGTGAAAATGGTGGAGAGCAAATCGCTCAAGCTGTACTTGTTCAGCTTCCGCAACCATGGTGATTTCCACGAGGATTGTGTGAATATCATCATGAACGACCTGATCAAGCTGATGGACCCGCGCTTCATTGAAGTATGGGGCAAATTCACACCGCGCGGCGGCATCTCCATTGACCCTTATACGAACTATGGTAAGCCGGGAACGAAATACGAACAGATGGCCGACCACCGCATGATGAATCATGATATGTACCCGGAGACGATTGATAATCGTTAA
- the queE gene encoding 7-carboxy-7-deazaguanine synthase QueE has protein sequence MSSVTQQVNETGARKEARIPVMEIFGPTVQGEGMVIGQKTMFVRTAGCDYRCSWCDSAFTWDGSGKDQIRMITPEDVWEELRRVGGTRFSHVTISGGNPALLASLGGLVALLRENGIRTAVETQGSRWQPWLANIDEVTVSPKPPSSGMDTDWAVLDDLIERLAAGSVERSHSLKIVIFDETDLDYARRVHARYPGTDLFLQTGNPDVTSADTPDLASSLLARYEWLIDQVSASDDLNDVRVLPQLHTLVWGNKRGV, from the coding sequence ATGAGTAGTGTGACACAACAGGTGAATGAGACGGGAGCTCGCAAAGAAGCTCGTATTCCCGTGATGGAGATTTTTGGACCGACAGTTCAGGGCGAAGGCATGGTTATCGGGCAAAAAACGATGTTTGTTCGTACCGCGGGCTGCGATTATCGCTGCTCCTGGTGCGACTCGGCCTTTACCTGGGACGGCAGCGGCAAGGACCAGATTCGAATGATTACGCCAGAGGATGTATGGGAAGAATTGCGCCGCGTTGGCGGCACCCGTTTCTCCCATGTCACCATCTCCGGCGGTAATCCCGCCCTGCTCGCTTCGCTGGGCGGATTGGTTGCCCTGCTGCGGGAGAACGGCATCCGCACTGCGGTGGAGACACAGGGCTCCCGCTGGCAGCCTTGGCTGGCGAACATTGACGAAGTCACCGTCTCGCCCAAGCCACCAAGCTCCGGCATGGACACCGATTGGGCCGTGCTGGATGATCTGATCGAACGGCTGGCCGCTGGATCGGTAGAACGAAGTCACAGTCTGAAGATCGTGATCTTCGATGAGACAGACCTGGACTACGCCCGTCGTGTACATGCACGGTATCCGGGCACGGATTTATTTTTACAAACCGGGAACCCGGATGTGACTTCCGCTGATACGCCAGATCTGGCGTCCTCGCTGCTTGCTCGTTATGAGTGGCTGATCGACCAAGTCAGTGCCTCCGATGACCTGAATGATGTTCGTGTGCTTCCACAGCTTCATACGCTGGTATGGGGCAACAAACGCGGCGTTTGA
- the queD gene encoding 6-carboxytetrahydropterin synthase QueD, which translates to MREPGTFRIVEHLQRIGEDILPTQLRYHRKRVLVSKEFTFDAAHHLHCYEGKCKNLHGHTYKVIFGISGYPGETGLTVDFGHIKDIWKTQIEGYLDHQYLNETLPLMNTTAENMVVWLFEQMEHALQTEPYAGLTDGGRTEFVLLFETPTSYAEARREWMIDE; encoded by the coding sequence ATGAGAGAACCCGGAACGTTCCGTATTGTAGAGCATTTGCAACGCATCGGAGAAGATATTCTGCCCACCCAGCTGCGCTATCACCGCAAACGTGTGCTCGTCAGCAAAGAGTTTACTTTTGACGCGGCACATCATCTACATTGTTATGAAGGCAAGTGCAAGAACTTGCACGGTCATACGTATAAAGTTATTTTTGGCATCAGCGGTTATCCGGGTGAAACCGGGCTGACGGTTGATTTTGGACATATCAAGGATATATGGAAAACTCAGATTGAGGGATATCTGGATCATCAGTACCTCAACGAGACACTTCCTTTAATGAATACAACGGCTGAAAATATGGTCGTTTGGCTGTTCGAACAGATGGAACATGCGCTCCAGACGGAGCCTTATGCCGGGCTGACCGATGGTGGGCGGACGGAGTTTGTCCTACTCTTCGAGACACCAACCAGTTACGCGGAAGCGAGACGGGAGTGGATGATCGATGAGTAG